TTTTATGGCCATTGCAATGATTAGATGATTGTGTTGAACAGTTTAAGGCTGTTGATTCGAGAATTATGGGTCTGAGTCTTTCTGCTTTAGAAAATAATTGAGTCATTAGTGTGTATAACGTGTGTGTTGTCCCTGATAGAACTTTTCATACGTGTAGCTTAATAACTGAATGACTTACAACACTGGTTCAGACTTCAGACTTTCCTTTGCAGCACTtgatatgagacaaacttgctctatttggaTTTGCTGTGCAGGTATCGTATTCAGAGTGATAAAAAAGTTGCTATCTGTAGTGTACATCCATCCGAGCAAGCCACGTTGCAATGTCTAGGTTGTATTAAGGCCAAAGTACCTGTTGCGAAAAGTTACCATTGTTCTCCCAAGTGTTTCTCAGATGCATGGCAGTATCATCGTACTCTGCATGACCGTCCTGCCAGTGCTGCAAATGATAATGGAAATGAGGAAGAAGAGATGTTTGGGCGTTTTAATAGTGGTTCTTCTATCAGTTCCAGTTTATCTGGTTCTGCATCTGGCACTAGTTTGACCAATGGCTCTACAGCTTTGTATCCTTCAGCTGTTCCACAAAAGAATGGTAGTGAAACttggtttgaaattggacattcTAAAACATATACCCCAAGTGCTGATGATATTGGCCATGTCCTCAAGTTTGAGTGTGTTGTAGTGGATGTAGAAACTAAATTGCCCGTTGGATATGTCAACACTATATTAACCTCTCGTGTCATTCCGGCTCCTTCTCCTAGTCCGCGTCACTTGATCCCGGTAAGTGGAGTTGATGTGCTGGGTCATTTGGATTCAGATGGCCGCATTTCTTCATCAGGAACTTTTACAGTGCTCTCATATAACATTTTGTCTGATGCATATGCCATAAGCGAGGCATACAGTTATTGCCCTTCATGGGCTTTCTCTTGGCCATATCGCAGACAGAATTTGTTGCGTGAAATTGTTGGTTATCGTGCGGACATCATTTGTCTTCAGGAGGTAAAAGATTGCACTTTTAAGTTTATGgttgatatatgttattttgATCTTTGGTACTATATAAACAAGATTCTAAACTGCAAATGTTGAATAGTTTATCTGCAATTTATATCCGAACTTTACTTGATATGGAGCTCACAACAAACTATTTTGTGGCCAAAACCTTTTGCcctatattatatttttttgagaattttgataaattttctCTGATGCTTCTATTTGCAGATAACTTACTTAGCATATGCATGTAAAAATGGGTGCTTAGATGTGTTACTGCATTGCTACTAATATTTTGACTTTCTTTTGTTGGGATGATGCATTGCTAACAAAATTGGTGATACTGGATGAACGATAGTGGCAACTATCCTGAGTTTGGTGTGGTCGACGCAGAATAGTGAGGATAATATTGAACACAGTAGAATGAGTCCAtaggaaaataataataaatcaaaatgTAAAAtcctcgtgcacaaggctcccacaataGGTGGCGAGGACAAGTGGGATGTGCATAGACCTTAGGAAAAGAATGATAAAtgaagacaaaaaataaaaaatgaagtgtTCATACATGCCAGTCCCTTGTTCATTAGATTTTTTTTCGCAACTTTGGCAACTTGATTGACCTTGTAATTTGTGGAGTAAATTTACCTTTAGCTTTTTGTTAGCTCTATATAGGCTGAGCATGCCTCTATCGTCAACTAAATGGTGATCCGTTTTTTCAGGTCCAAAGTGATCATTTTGACGAATTTTTTTCCCCGGAACTGGAAAAGCATGGTTACCAAGCTTTATACAAGAGGAAAACAAATGAGGTTGTTATAGaacttatttgttttttttatcatgGCATATTTCTTTGTGGTTATGCGAGCGAACATATTTCTAGTTAACTAATTTCTGGATGGGGGGTGCAGGTCTACACTGGAAACCCTCATACAATTGATGGTTGTGCAACATTTTTCCGTGGAGAGAGATTTACACATGTCAAAAAATACGAGGTAGAAGTTTGCTACTTGTATggtaatatttttctttgatcttTACGCATATCCAGATGTCCTGCTTGTTTTCAGGTTGAATTTAATAAGGCTGCCCAGTCTTTGACTGAGGCTCTGGTTCCAAGTTCTCAAAAGAAAACTGCTTTGAATCGGTTGGTTAAGGTAGCCCAATTATGGTTTTACCTCGAAAACATTGTTTTCTGGTTTGATCTTTTGCATTTATCTCGGCGTATAAACCATGACAtaatctaaatttttttataggaTAATGTTGCATTGATAGTGGTTCTGGAAGCAAAGTTTAGTAATCAAGGACCTGATAACCCTGGAAAAAGGCAGCTTCTCTGTGTGGTATTAAATCTTTCTATTTCTTCTACTCATTCGTGCTGCTATTATGTTCTCTGAAATTGAACCAATTTTTATGATTGTGATGTATTTGCTGATGGAAGATTTACTCCTGTAATATATGTAGCATTTGTCTCCTGATTTGGTGGCGGGTGCGTCTTATTTTATGTAGTTGATTTTGGACTTTCCGCTTCCTGAGGACTATTACTAAATGGAATTGTCCCACTATAGTCAGTCGTGTTATCTCTTTGGTAATTTATTGATTACAGTATTATGCCTCCGTCACCATCTGAGATCAAACACTCATGGTACAATAGTTACATACTGCCACGGTCGATGAAGAACTTGTTTTCATGGTTGTATTACTACTGCTAATGATCTGGATGTGTGatatttcatcttcttcttctttttctttctttctttttttaatctcttttccaataTTTTCATGTtacttttatgttttaattaacATTGAATATATGTGGACTCGTATGACAATGCCCCATCACTTGCAAAAAATTGATGTGGGCAATTGGTGAAACTTTGTTCCTCccttttccattttttcttccCCTCCCCCCCCTGGTTATTCATCTTATTCATGCAGGATTGCCTTTTGTATCATATTTTTAACTATCTTTCTTTTGATGTGTCCGATTTGGGCATTCAGGCAAATACACATGTAAATGTCCATCATGAGTTAAAGGATG
The window above is part of the Tripterygium wilfordii isolate XIE 37 chromosome 3, ASM1340144v1, whole genome shotgun sequence genome. Proteins encoded here:
- the LOC119991022 gene encoding carbon catabolite repressor protein 4 homolog 1-like, with protein sequence MLNVLRVHLPSDIPIVGCELTPYVLLRRPDNTATTEDVPESAPIDRHFLRYNWYRIQSDKKVAICSVHPSEQATLQCLGCIKAKVPVAKSYHCSPKCFSDAWQYHRTLHDRPASAANDNGNEEEEMFGRFNSGSSISSSLSGSASGTSLTNGSTALYPSAVPQKNGSETWFEIGHSKTYTPSADDIGHVLKFECVVVDVETKLPVGYVNTILTSRVIPAPSPSPRHLIPVSGVDVLGHLDSDGRISSSGTFTVLSYNILSDAYAISEAYSYCPSWAFSWPYRRQNLLREIVGYRADIICLQEVQSDHFDEFFSPELEKHGYQALYKRKTNEVYTGNPHTIDGCATFFRGERFTHVKKYEVEFNKAAQSLTEALVPSSQKKTALNRLVKDNVALIVVLEAKFSNQGPDNPGKRQLLCVANTHVNVHHELKDVKLWQVHTLLKGLEKIAASADIPMLVCGDFNSVPGSAPHALLAMGKVDPLHPDLVVDPLGILRPHNKLTHQLPLVSAYSSFARIGVGLGPEQHRRRMDPTTNEPLFTNCTRDFIGTLDYIFYTADSLTVESLLELLDEDNLRKDTALPSPEWSSDHIALFAEFRCKPRPRR